Within Ipomoea triloba cultivar NCNSP0323 chromosome 9, ASM357664v1, the genomic segment tttggaaataaaaatgaaataggaggattttaagTTTATATATTTCAACAAACCAAATTTTAGATATGTAGACAACATTTTTTGAActtataagggtgtgtttggtaacccgtaaaagaacttctggaaaatgttttccgagttttatgtgtttggcaacgtctagaaaatgtggtcaacagaaactgttttccgttgaccaaggaaaatcaattcatttttccggaaaatgacttacggaaaattTTTTctgtaagtcattttacggaatcgccagaatagctgtttcgcatgttttcgaccaaaacaaagtcatatcacccatgaccatggaccaaggaggtggggaaaccgtCGAAAACctttgttacatttttttttataaattataatttttattaaatacgattattttaataactattataattttttatattttaaataaaacaattacaatgtttaattatacaattctatccattttccaaaaaatgaactaaacacagaaagacagttttccatgaTACATCTGAGCAtgggaaatgaaactgttttccgaaaaatgactcattttccagaagccATTTTCCTGTTTTTCAAACGGATCCTAAGATAAAAATGTCATATCCATGCATATCACATTCTGGGATTATATAATTGATGGAGTAGAGGTAGAACTCCTTTCTAAGAAATACAATGCTACATACAAAGGTTGGTCAaatctcaaaaataaattattaaaaacaattcCAATCATTCAGGAAACTCAAAAGGGTAAGACGGTAATTACACAATCACCCGCCTTCATCTTCCTCCCCTTGGGCCTTCCCCTCCACTATTTTTACTCTTCAAGTCAGTGTCCAAAACATTcccaaagagagagagaagaaagaaatacaCACAACAACATCTTGTCTCTATAAATGCGATttccaaattaaagaaatttccCAGAAAAAATAATTGCATTATTACGAATCATCAGTACGGAGTATTATAGCCACACGTCATTTGAGCAACTATAAGTGCATGCAGAGGATTAAATGAGCAAGCTTTTCAAAGATGACTCTAATGGCAGCAGCTAGGACAACGGCGAGGATCACCGGAGCGCTGACCCGCCTAACGGGCAGATCCATGCCCCGGAGTTTTCTGGGCGGGTCAGGTGATGGGTATCTGCCCGAACCGTATGGGATTTCTGGGTCGTCATTCTCCACCACTGCTGCGGCTGCCGAGGAGTCGCCGGAGAGGATGTTCGGTTTGCTGAAAGATTACGAGGATTACCGGCGAGCGATGTACGGTGGGCTCACCCATAAGGCCCTCCTTGTTGATGCCGTGGGCACTCTCGTAATTCCCTCTCAGCCCATGGCTCAGGTCGGTTTTTCTCTCTATCTCACTTTTCGCGCGCATATTATATTATGCATAAACACCAATCTCGCCCTTTTCTTGTTCTGTTCCTTcgattttgtattattatttctctatttttcttgTTAAATGGAAGAACTTAATTGTGTTTTAGTCTTTACAGTATAGTTCTGCATGTTTATCTATACAGTGAAGTATAATTACTGTATGTGCATTCATCCTATTCTTTCTGTTTGTTTTCTTCATGTCATCCAAAAGATGAGAtctgaaggttttttttttttttttttNNNNNNNNNNNNNNNNNNNNNNNNNNNNNNNNNNNNNNNNNNNNNNNNNNNNNNNNNNNNNNNNNNNNNNNNNNNNNNNNNNNNNNNNNNNNNNNNNNNNNNNNNNNNNNNNNNNNNNNNNNNNNNNNNNNNNNNNNNNNNNNNNNNNNNNNNNNNNNNNNNNNNNNNNNNNNNNNNNNNNNNNNNNNNNNNNNNNNNNNNNNNNNNNNNNNNNNNNNNNNNNNNNNNNNNNNNNNNNNNNNNNNNNNNNNNNNNNNNNNNNNNNNNNNNNNNNNNNNNNNNNNNNNNNNNNNNNNNNNNNNNNNNNNNNNNNNNNNNNNNNNNNNNNNNNNNNNNNNNNNNNNNNNNNNNNNNNNNNNNNNNNNNNNNNNNNNNNNNNNNNNNNNNNNNNNNNNNNNNNNNNNNNNNNNNNNNNNNNNNNNNNNNNNNNNNNNNNNNNNNNNNNNNNNNNNNNNNNNNNNNNNNNNNNNNNNNNNNNNNNNNNNNNNNNNNNNNNNNNNNNNNNNNNNNNNNNNNNNNNNNNNNNNNNNNNNNNNNNNNNNNNNNNNNNNNNNNNNNNNNNNNNNNNNNNNNNNNNNNNNNNNNNNNNNNNNNNNNNNNNNNNNNNNNNNNNNNNNNNNNNNNNNNNNNNNNNNNNNNNNNNNNNNNNNNNNNNNNNNNNNNNNNNNNNNNNNNNNNNNNNNNNNNNNNNNNNNNNNNNNNNNNNNNNNNNNNNNNNNNNNNNNNNNNNNNNNNNNNNNNNNNNNNNNNNNNNNNNNNNNNNNNNNNNNNNNNNNNNNNNNNNNNNNNNNNNNNNNNNNNNNNNNNNNNNNNNNNNNNNNNNNNNNNNNNNNNNNNNNNNNNNNNNNNNNNNNNNNNNNNNNNNNNNNNNNNNNNNNNNNNNNNNNNNNNNNNNNNNNNNNNNNNNNNNNNNNNNNNNNNNNNNNNNNNNNNNNNNNNNNNNNNNNNNNNNNNNNNNNNNNNNNNNNNNNNNNNNNNNNNNNNNNNNNNNNNNNNNNNNNNNNNNNNNNNNNNNNNNNNNNNNNNNNNNNNNNNNNNNNNNNNNNNNNNNNNNNNNNNNNNNNNNNNNNNNNNttttttttttttttttttgtgtgtgtgtgtgtgtgttttattgCTTATGATTTGGATGCCATAGTTTTGTCTTGTTGAtaatttcaattcatcaatTGTACAGTTACCTATGTTTTGATAATATACTGGTCTTTAGTAGGAATCACATTCTTTTTGCATTTCTCTACCTGATTGAAAATGGGATGGTATGGTTTAGCTTGCAAGTAGGTCTTATTTCACTCTTGACAAAGGCCTTTAACTTACTGCTTACTATTTTGTCTTGGTTATATAAGATAATGATTTTATGGAGTTTAACCTTTCTAATTACTCTTCTGTTTCCCTTTAATGTTGCAGATATACAGGCAAATTGGTGAGAAATATGGGGTGGAGTATTCTGAAGCTGAGATACTGAATAGATACAGAAGGGCTTATGAGCAGCCTTGGAGTAGATCTAGGCTCAGGTGACTCTTTTGGTCTGGAAGCATATTTTAATACCATCTTTTCTTCTAACTATTTTGCCTAGAATATGTCAAACGTCCTGTTGCAACAGGGGATGCTAGCTAGATGTATAGCTAAGGTCCATAGTCGTGTTTGGTCGATGGTGCTATTTGCCAATTTCTGATTTCATATAATCATCGGACttttttttggtcatttatACTGACACAATTTAGTTCAGATCTGTATGATTATGTGTCCTGCTTTTATCAGTTGGCCCATAGAGTTGTTGATACCTGGTTCTGATTTATACTTGATTGGAATGCTGATATAGAAAGGGTTAAGCTATTGTCTATTAAATATTGACTTGATTGAAATGGATAATTATTTAAATCCCAAATAGTCTTAAAGAACTCGTCATCTTGGTATGAGACAAGAGAAAAGTGAGCTTTAGTGATTTGGCTTGAGTTACCTTTGCATCTTAGGTGGATTTCATTTTCTTACcatattcatttctttaattgGGTGGAAGATGCTCTTACTGAAATAAACTCTGAATTCTTTCGTTTTTCCTACTAGTGTATGTCCTTTTCTTTGTGACTCCTCAAAGAGAAACTTATTCTATTCCTCAGTAGACAGTTGGCATGGTGTAGCATATGACAACAATACTGTCTTAGTGTTTGGTTTATTGAATTGCAGATATGTTAATGACGGGAGGCCATTCTGGCAGCATATAGTCAGTTCGTCTACTGGGTGTTCTGATTCTCAGTACTTTGAGGAGTTGTATAACTATTATACCACTAACAAGGTTGGCTTCATTTGCGAATATGATTGATGGActttagaaatcattttcttgataCTCGGAACAAAATATTGGTTCTTCAAGTCCCAGAGATAAAATCTAGTTtcctaaataattaattaattttcttaacaGGCTTGGCACCTGTGTGACCCTGATGCAGAGAGGGTATTCCAGGCTCTGAGAAACGCAGGGGTAAAGTTGGCTATTGTTTCAAACTTTGACACACGCTTGAGGCCATTGTTGCGGGATCTGAACTGTGATCACTGGTTTGATGCTGTGGCTGTGTCAGCTGAAGTAACGGCTTATTTCCCTTGTTATTTATTTCTCCGTTTCAGATGCACGTTATTACAGAGCAGTTGCTTATTCTCCCTCTTGTAAGCAGGTCGAAGCAGAGAAGCCAAATCCGATGATATTTTTAAAAGCTTGTGAACTTTTAGGAGTAAACCCCGAGGATGCGGTGCATGTAGGGGATGACCGTAGAAATGACATTTGGGGTGGTAGAGATGCTGGCTGTGACGCCTGGCTTTGGGGTAGTGACGTGCACTCGTTCAAAGAGGTAACTGATGAATTTCTCCTTCACATTCCTGTTAACAATTTTTACATTGACTGGTAATTTTTCACTTTAATGGTCCCGTGAAGCGTCAAAGTATTTGATTGGCATATGCTTTTTCTTCTTAGTTGTGTCGTCAGTTTGAGAAAACAAAGAAACCGCCATCTCTAATTCCATGCGTCCTTTCTTTCACATGATTATATCTTACAGAAAATCCACTTGAAGACTGTCATGAACAAACATGgttaattgcaattcctttttAACATGTTTAAGCGACTCACCCCACTTAAACCAACGCCTTTTGGTAACATTTTCTGTTAGCTTTTGAAAATGAAGAGTTGAGCGTTCATACTCCATGTTCCCCCTTCCCAAACGACCAAACCcttgaaagaaaaacaaaaatctcGAGAAAAGCATAGAAGGGAAAGACCTTTATCCACATGGTAACGAAAGTTGCCAGATGCCCCACGCCCCCACTACTTGAATGATGcgttctctttcttcttttcctttttaaaacTAAAGAGCATTAAGTGGAAGCTGCATATGAGTGATAAGTAGCAGGAGAATCTTTTTGCCTCCTTTTCCTAATTTTCTTCGGTAGGATTCCCCTCTTAAGCAGCAATGACCTGTAATGGAAGATAGCTTCCTTTCAATTCTTCATTAATTCTTGGGTTGCACTTTCATCATCTCATCTAACTAGTTTGAATTCACTATGTTTGCTAGCAAGATTTCAGTCTGACAAAGTCGTGCACTTTTTAGATCTTCGGTACAATGATCTAAAGGGTAAACTTGTTTTTGGTGCAGGTTGCCCACAGAATAGGAGTTCGAGTTTGAAAGAATCTCTGTCTGGTCACTTGGAATCTGGGCAGACACTTCCGCTGTATAAACTACATACAAAGGATTCACTATATATGTGAATCTTCTCAGAATCTGTTGTACATATTCTCCATGTTTGTATGTGAGAGGCTATGTTGGTTGGTTGGTACTTGGTAGTGATGAGTTGAACGGAATAAAACTGTTTGCAGTTTCTGTCCCTTGCAGAATTTCATGTGctttcttgctttgtttctAGTGCAAAGTTTTCAACTTATTTTAACCTACTATTACTTTTCCAGTTAtgtcttagggtgtgtttggtaacttgtaaaatgacttccagaaaatgttttccgagttttctgtgtttggcaactcctggaaaatgtggtcaacggaaaatgttttccgttgaccaaggaaaatcagttcatttttctggaaaatgacttacggaatttttttccgtaagtcattttacggaatcgccagaatagctgtttagcatgtttttgaccaaaaccaagtcatatcacccatgaccatggaccaaggaggtgggaaaACCGTcgaaaacctttgctacatttattttttattattttaataaattctattctttttattaaataccattattttaataactattataattttttatattttaaataaaacaattacaatgtttaagtatacaattctattcattttccagaaaatgaaccaaacacacaaagtgagttttccataatacatccaaacgctggaaatgaaactgtttttcagaaaatgactcattttccagaagtcattttcctgctttccaaacggacccttagtTGAATATATTCCACATCATAATTCGAAGTTTAAGTAAGGGATATGAGCACAAACAATAATTATGGATGAACTGGCTAGTGGCATGAAGTGACTTTCTCATAtgagaggtcatgggtttgagttTCAAAAACGGTATCGACTCTTCTTTACGAAgataacaatttttaattatttttttaagtttttgaaTGGTTAAACCGACTTTATTATTACTCGTTTAAAACTTAAATCCAATTTAatatgtaataaattaaaataaaagtcaatTATAAACCTCATaacattaaagaaaaacaaattggGAATATATGACGTATGCTAGAATGCTAGATCATTGTTGTCTGTAATTGGACTCGAGTAGTGAGTACTCAAAGAATTAGCAAACTACATCATGAATTATGATTCacattgtaaaataaataactgatacaacattatttttaatataatttccacttatttttaatgtactatgTGTTTATTTGTAGATATCACTTTTTGGAATAGCCGTTTTTAGAGTACTTTAACTTGATATTACACATTTATCAAACAAAGTGGGCGTGCCGGAGTGGTTAtcgggcatgactagaaatcatgtgggctttgcccgcgcaggttcgaatcctgcCGCCCACGTTTTGTACCCCCATTGCCTATTCGGCTTGAATATACCGTTTATTTGATAGGTTGAGCCCCGACCGATTTAATGGAAGAGACCAAAATccccttttcccttttatttattCGGCTTGAAATCCGAATCGTTTACTTGTTGGGTCGGGTCCCGATCCGCATTTAATGGTAGAGACCAAAATCCCTAATTGGAGAGCTAATAGCCTAATACATCAAACCCTGAACCGCCAGCCAGGCAGCCATTACAGAAACCCTAACAAAACCCCTAAAAAACTTCTATACTGGACGCTTACAGGAGGTGGTAGGCTGAGCTTAGCTGAAAGGAGCTTTGATTCTTCGGCGTTTTGTCTGTCTAAAATTCCAACCTAAAGCTGAAAGCTAAGCAATGGCGTACCAAGGCGGGAATTTGAAGTCCACGTCGATCAATGGGGTTAAGATGTACTCCGTCGCCGGTCAAAACCGTTCCGTAGCTACATGGCTTCCACCTAAGAAGCTCAGAGCCCTTCGCAAAGACCCAAGTATGCACTTCCCAATTTTCTCTTTATGCAATTGCTCTCAAGTCTTAACTTGTAGTTATAACCCATCATACTTCATAGTAATAGAAGTAAAGCAATTTTCGAAGTCAATTTGTGATTTACATGTTCGAAGTACGTACTAGCTGTAAAAGTAGTGGTATAGTGTCTTTGATTTTAAGTTTAGTTATATAGAAAGAAGTAATTCATGCATTTGTTAATTAATATTGGTTTTTTTAAAGACTTCGAGGGTTTAAAATCTGTCTCTTTATGAATTTAAAGTAATTTGTACTAAGATTGTGAAAAGAAATGCAAGTGCAAGTGTATTTTCATGCACTTGGATTGCAGCTCTTGATGATCTTCAATAAACTTATTGACTTGTCCCAAGAAATAAAATCTGAAAGGTTTGGCCTTTTGCACTAGAAGAGATTTTTAGACATCAGTTTATACTTTGTATTAATTTATCTTGATCTATAGTTATAACCCTGCATTAATCATAGTAATGCTGTAGATTCAAAAAATCTGTTGAGATATATGTGCCATCAACATTTGGCTAGAATAACATCAATGGTAcactgtttatatatatatatatatatatatatatatatatatatatatcagtgttATCAAGGCGTCGCCTAGGCGTCCGGGCGGTCGAGAACGACCGCCTAATCTGCTCGCCTCGCCTAAAAAAAAAGGATCGGCGAAGTCGCCGGAAACCAccgcacgcgccggcgcgtgacgGCAGAGCAGCTCGGAGACGGTGGCGAGTGAAGGCGCGTGAGCTCTCCGATGGCGGTCGGACTCCTTGCCATGGCGTCGCCGCTGCTCCCTGAACCCAGCCCAGGCACTAACTTGCTCCAATAATAGGTTAAAGGTTGAAAATATTCATATCTGGtctgatatttatatatatacacataggcATAGAAAGGAAAGACTATTGAGCTGTCCAATACACTGCAAGTCTCAAGGAACAAGTTTCAAGGAACTTTTGAGATGCCCAATACCATAAAGTCccaaaaatattaatctaacattttatatttaatattaattggtttatatatatatatatatatatatatatatatatatatatatatataacctcatcgcctaggcgacgcctaggcggtcgcctagtcgACTAGGCGACTAGGCGATCGACGGCATCTCGCCTAGAAAGTCCGCCGTTGATAactatgatatatatatatatatatatatatatatatatatatatatatatatatcatagaGATAAAATTGTTCATTGGTCTTAGATATTTTGGAATTTTAAAGTTGGTTTACTTTTGGATTTTGAAATAAGTTGTACTAAGCTGCTAGAAGAATGAAAGGCTCTGTCTTTTTGTATTATTAGAGAGCAACTTAAAGACTTAAGTTACTACTGTTGTAAATGGAGAGGATAAGGATTGATTGTGTCTAGTTTGTGCTTGTAAATTAGTAATGATATGGTTCATGCACGTGGGCTTTGGAAGTATGGATTACTCATTTATAGTTTCTTGATATATACTGATTATACTCTTTTTAGGagtatttttctcttttattaactttttggtcttttttttttggtagattATTTGCAAAGACTGGATATAATCCAAGATTTGAGATTTGAAACTGCTACAACTAGAATTAAGGTGACTCCTGATGGAGAGTATCTCATTGCCTCAGGTGATTTAAATTTCCAGATATGTGCTTAGAACTGTTGGATACTGAAAAGATATACATAATGTTATACAGTTACAGAAAACAATTTCTAGTTTTCTTGCTTCATGTCTTTCCTTCATATCTTTAATATCATGTGCTTTACTGAAATCTGTTGTATGCAAAATATATCTGTCTGGTGTAACTTATAAACAATTTACATGGTTTATGAATATATCAGAATTCAAACATTATTGTTCTCATACACTCACATGTTAGGCTATCATTTAAGGAACATGTTCTCCCTTGATGCTTAATGAAGATCGTCTATGACTCTATGCCATAAAATTTCATGAGctattttaaagtattttttgaAAGGGAAAAAGTACATTATGTTAAAGGTCTCATTGTCTCAAACCCTGAGAATTTTTGGGGAACTTTGAGATCAAAAGTAGTGAACTATTGATGTTTTCTGCACTTCTCTTCCTGTTCCTCTGTTGGTTGTTGCCTCTTTGTTTTCCTTGCTTGGTGAAGTTGACGAGTATTTACTGTTATTCACTTTTTCCCGAGCTATTTGTTAGCTCCTTTACCAATGGTGATGATTATTTAATTCAGGCATTTACCCGCCACAAGTTAAAGTATATGAGCTGCGTGAACTGTCAATGAAGTTTGAAAGGCATTTGATCTCAGAGATTGTTAACTTTCAGGTATTAAATTCTCATAGGTGCAAACTTATTGTAAGCTCTTTAGTCTTGCTATGAGAATTGCTTATTTGCTTGTCTTCATGTTTGCATTCCTTGCTGACTGTTACACTGGTGGTTGGTTATTGTTTGATTGGGTTTataatttgaacattttatgATAAAATACTGTATGTTCATGCaataataaacaatattaattatGTGGGTTCTGTTATGTGATTATGCCACATTTAGTGCATTTTATGTTATCAAACTGCGTCTTCTGCAACAAGTTATTTCATGCTTCTCTGCTTTTGTAGGTCTTGAGTGATGACTACTCAAAAATTGCTTTTCTTTGCTCTGATCGCTCTGTTCGCCTCCATGCAAAGTATGGAAGTCACTACAGTTTACGCATTCCAAGGTTCTTTCCTCCTTGCTTTGAATTCTGAACACATAACTGGAACAATTTGTAAATTAGGACAAACTGATGATACTATATCCTGAACAGTATGCGAATGTTGATGCAACCTTTCTTAGTGACATGCTATTTACTTTATTCTCAGGCCAGTTTATTGTGTCTTGAAAAACTTTCGTCCTTCAATTTTCTCATATTGAAATCTACTCAATTCGAGGCCATATTGTTCTGTCTTGAAAGATTTTCCTTGTTCTATTTCTTAGAGTACTGTACTAGCTGTTTTTAGTATGttcttcatgtttttttttcactGTTTGCTCTAAGTGTTTGTTTGGCCCAGCTGGAGCTTATTGGAAaagacatttttttaaaaagcctTTGCACAATGAGCTTTTCTCACTTATTGGGCTTTAAAAGCCTTCTTGTCTTTTTAGTCTTTGGCCAAATTTATGCCTTTTGGAGTCGATTAGCTCTAATAAGCTGTGGGCCAAACAAACACTAAACAAGATTATGGCATGAAGATTTGCTTTTCATCTAAAAATTTCTTAGCTACTCCGGCAGGTTCTATTTCTTTGTTTGATTGAATTAGAGAAGAATAACTGCAGTCCAGACTCACAGCAATATAATTTGATGGTGGTTTATATTTTTCTGTTTCCCAATTGAAGTATTACCGaacttgtatagttgtatatcACTCTGCAGGGATAGAATTGAAAGATGAACAAACTATTTTAGTTGCACTGTGAACATTACAGTGCTTCCAGATGTAGAACATTTCTGCATATCTCAAAATTCAAAAGCTAATTTCATGATACATTCTTTTAGTTTTAGATGAATCTTGCCAAATATAATGTTGGTATCAGTAGTCAGTACATGCTACCTGTGACTGTGAATGTTTCTAAAGCTTGCCAGATTGATTAGACAAAATTGGTGATAGTTAGATATGGCTAAATCTGGTAAAATCTCATGTTTAATGCTGGATTAATTCTCTGTCCCTCATGAGAGAGGGCAGCAGCAGTTGGTTGCCTCACTGGATATCCTATTCATTTTAAGCTTCACTCTGGTGACTTATCAATATCATCATGTAACAAGCTTCACTTCTTACTTATTAAATGTTTGcttatattttctttgaaatagGATGGGAAGGGATATTGCATATGATTGCTGGTCTTGTGACTTGCTATGTGCTGCATCATCGCCAGATTTGTACAGAATAAATTTAGagcaggtatatatatatttttatttcctttCTCGTTGATATCTTTGTATCTTTCATCATGTCTTGCAAATTcacaaaacattatttttttgtggtcttttattcatatttttgtatatattatgtatatatgatgTCAATATTTGGCTCTTTTAGTCTATGGTGATTCAAtatgttttagtatattaatagcTTTTGTGGTTTATCACCTTGCTTATTTCCATCTTcaggttttaaaattttatatatattttcttttgcaGGGACGCTTCCTTACCTCTTTAAGCACACAGTCCCCAGCACTAAATGTTGTTTCTCGAAGGTTATTTGTCTTCCTCCAAAAGTggtcatttttaaataaatcctTCAAATTATGTGCAGGCGTGCATGACCATGCCCCATAGTAGGACAAGCAGTTGGAAAATCTTCTCTCTTGTTTTTCACTTAGTCCTTTCTTCTGATATTTTTCCATCAATACGCTTGGTTTTTCAGTAAGATCCATGGACTGATTGCTTGTGGAGGTGATGATGGTGCTGTAGAATGCTTTGACTTGAGAGCAAGATCTTCAGTTGGCAGGATAAATGCTGCTGCAGCTGCTGGTGATCTTGACCAGGTTGTTTCCCATACCAATAACATAAAAATGCTactattactttttatttatccAATATAAAGCAGTCAGAACTCAGAAGGGAAGCAAGTggtattttttataataataataataataataatataataataataataataataataataataataataataataataactaaaggGTTGTAAAATACCATTATGCATAAACTGCAGGAGGTCACTGCAATAGAGTTTGATGGGGATGGAGGTTACCTCATGGCAGCTGGAAGTAGTGATGGAAAGGTAAGCTAAATGAACTAAGGAAGTTGTGATACACTGAAAAGAGTATTTGATTTTCCATTCCATACTTTGCATATGCATGATTTCTAATGCCTGAGTAATGAGAAGCTGTAATTCATTATAATAGAAATAAGATCTTTTCTTAGCTTCTTGGTCCAAGTAGAATTTTCCTTTAGCAGTGGGGTGCAAGATATGCTGTACTTCATCTTCTTTGGAATCAAACAGTAGTTTGAGCCTGGTTCTCGCTTCATTTTGTTACTCCATAATCCATATATGAGGCTTTAGAAATATTTCTTCTAGATGTATTTTTGTTCTTTCAGGAACTGCCCTGATCTGTAGAAACATGTCTTTTTGGTTTTGTATGTTCTCATCTTCTGGTTATTGTATATGTAG encodes:
- the LOC116030053 gene encoding haloacid dehalogenase-like hydrolase domain-containing protein 3, with translation MTLMAAARTTARITGALTRLTGRSMPRSFLGGSGDGYLPEPYGISGSSFSTTAAAAEESPERMFGLLKDYEDYRRAMYGGLTHKALLVDAVGTLVIPSQPMAQIYRQIGEKYGVEYSEAEILNRYRRAYEQPWSRSRLRYVNDGRPFWQHIVSSSTGCSDSQYFEELYNYYTTNKAWHLCDPDAERVFQALRNAGVKLAIVSNFDTRLRPLLRDLNCDHWFDAVAVSAEVEAEKPNPMIFLKACELLGVNPEDAVHVGDDRRNDIWGGRDAGCDAWLWGSDVHSFKEVAHRIGVRV